Proteins from a genomic interval of Pogoniulus pusillus isolate bPogPus1 chromosome 30, bPogPus1.pri, whole genome shotgun sequence:
- the P2RX6 gene encoding P2X purinoceptor 6 has protein sequence MRGAELCLALLDYKTAKFSQTRNRRVGLLQRLLQLAALGYLLGWVLLVRKGYQDTDRAPRAAVVTKLKGTAVAETAAAGRRLWDAADYARPVQGENVLFLVTNFIATAQQAQGTCPESPSVLDARCTEDADCPRGSPVVGGNGVRTGKCVMVNSSHSTCEVHAWCPVESSSLPGKPLLAEAENFTLFIKATVHFTRFSFSKCNALQTSDPSYFKSCTYHPVLSPSCPVFRVGDMVEAAGESFGALALLGGSIGVRIQWDCDLDRAAALCQPRYSFRLQHRGYNFRTASYYWDSQRQLSRSLLKLYGIRFAISVHGQAGKFSIVPAAVSLGAGIAFFGAATVVCDLVLLYLDAEADVYWKEKFEEVRKELPGRVTQSRIKGSLNQSADATKLSGAADTGDGQDGIPRHLESLDKWAHVGITKCGRVWVGRPLQSRAAASLSSAQLWLSLAKSQKPLSTEVPQLPVSCQQGNVARV, from the exons ATGCGGGGCGCGGAGCTCTGCCTCGCCCTGCTGGACTACAAGACGGCGAAGTTCTCGCAGACGCGGAACCGTCGGGTCGGGCTCCTGCAgcgcctgctgcagctggccgCGCTGGGCTACCTGCTCGG gtgggtgctgctggtgcgGAAGGGCTACCAGGACACGGACCGTGCCCCCCGCGCCGCCGTTGTCACCAAGCTGAAGGGCACTGCGGTGGCCGAGACGGCAGCCGCGGGCCGGCGGCTGTGGGACGCGGCCGACTACGCCCGGCCGGTGCAG GGGGAAAATGTGCTCTTCCTGGTGACCAACTTCATCGCCACGGCGCAGCAAGCGCAGGGCACCTGCCCCGAG AGCCCCTCTGTCCTCGATGCCAGGTGCACAGAAGATGCAGACTGCCCCAGGGGGAGCCCAGTGGTTGGTGGCAACG GGGTGAGAACCGGGAAGTGTGTGATGGTCAacagcagccactccacctGCGAGGTCCACGCCTGGTGTcctgtggagagcagcagcctgcccgg GAAGCCTCTTCTGGCCGAGGCAGAGAATTTCACTCTCTTCATCAAAGCCACAGTTCACTTCACCAGATTCAGCTTCTCCAA GTGCAATGCTCTGCAAACCAGTGACCCCAGCTACTTCAAGAGCTGCACCTACCATCCAGTGCtcagcccctcctgccctgtgttccGTGTCGGTGACATGGTggaggcagctggagagagCTTTGGAGCCCTTGCACTGCTG ggaggcagcatcgGCGTCCGCATCCAGTGGGACTGCGACCTGGACCGCGCCGCGGCGCTCTGCCAGCCTCGCTACTCCTTCCgcctgcagcacaggggctACAACTTCAG AACCGCCTCCTACTACTGGGACTCCCAGCGGCAGCTCTCCCGGAGCCTGCTGAAGCTCTACGGCATCCGCTTCGCCATCTCGGTGCACGGTCAG GCTGGGAAGTTCAGCATCGTTCCTGCTGCCGTGAGCTTGGGCGCTGGCATCGCCTTCTTCGGCGCT GCCACGGTGGTCTGTGACCTTGTTCTGCTCTACCTGGATGCagaggctgatgtctactgGAAGGAGAAGTTCGAGGAGGTAAGGAAGGAGCTGCCTGGGAGAG TGACACAGAGCAGGATCAAGGGCAGCCTCAACCAGTCTGCTGAtgccaccaagctgagtggtgcagctgacacTGGTGACGGACAGGATGGCATCCCGAGGCACCTGGAGAGCCTGGACAAGTGGGCCCACGTGGGCATCAcgaa ATGTGGCAGGGTGTGGGTGGGGaggcctctgcagagcagggcagctgccagccttagctcagctcagctttggcTTTCTCTGGCCAAGTCTCAGAAACCCCTGAGCACAGAGGTGCCCCAGCTCCCAgtgagctgccagcagggcaatgTTGCCAGGGTGTGA
- the LOC135189068 gene encoding transmembrane protein 17B-like → MAARTPLPPNLRRGLAAFSGSLFISNKTRDSGAARGYHPAHEVLASLPLQMMLYFNVYYFPVWCLAEGMMLQLKYHLLPWHYQFLLVAAFLALSLAECCRLYLGYVGNLQEKVPELAGFLLLSFLIQLPLLLFLLTDSQVLLLPLEVAVHSLLLAFLIAELAAAFFALRTMTKQLATQFYLQQLKDGSREQLAQGAAETR, encoded by the exons ATGGCTGCGCGCACCCCTCTGCCCCCCAACCTGCGCCGCGGGCTGGCAGCCTTCAGCGGCTCCCTCTTCATCAGCAACAAGACGAGGGACAGCGGCGCCGCCCGCGGCTACCACCCAG CCCACGAGGTGCTGGCCAGCCTGCCTCTCCAGATGATGCTCTACTTCAACGTCTACTACTTCCCGGTCTGGTGCCTGGCCGAGGGGAtgatgctgcagctgaag TACCACCTGCTGCCTTGGCACTACCAGTTCCTGCTGGTCGCTGCCTTCCTCGCCCTCTCGCTGGCTGAGTGCTGCCGCCTCTACCTGGGCTACGTGGGGAACCTGCAGGAGAAG GTGCCCGAGCTGGCTGGgttcctcctgctctccttcctgatccagctgcccctcctgctcttcctgctgACGGACagccaggtcctgctcctgccGCTGGAGGTGGCcgtgcacagcctcctcctggccttCCTCATCGCCGAGCTCGCAGCTGCCTTCTTCGCACTGAGGACCATGACCAAgcagctggccacacagttctacctgcagcagctcaaggatggcagcagggagcagctggcacagggggcAGCTGAGACCCGGTGA